Proteins from one Salinispora arenicola genomic window:
- a CDS encoding electron transfer flavoprotein subunit beta/FixA family protein, protein MNIVVLVKQVPDSGADRNLRTDDNTVDRGSANNVINEMDEYAIEEALKIKEAHGGEVTILTMGPDRATESIRKALSMGPDKAVHVVDDALAGSCAVSTSKVLAAALGQLNADLVLCGAESTDGRVQVLPHMIAERLGVAALTGARKLTVDGATLTVERQTEEGYEVVTAATPAVVSVWDTINEPRYPSFKGIMAAKKKPVQTLPLGDLGVAPAEVGFAGATSAVLEHSKRPPRSSGAKVTDEGAGGTQLVEFLATEKFV, encoded by the coding sequence ATGAACATCGTCGTACTCGTCAAGCAGGTGCCCGATTCGGGCGCGGACCGCAACCTGCGTACTGACGACAACACCGTCGACCGCGGTTCGGCGAACAACGTCATCAACGAGATGGACGAGTACGCCATCGAGGAGGCATTGAAGATCAAGGAGGCGCACGGCGGCGAGGTCACCATCCTGACCATGGGGCCTGACCGGGCGACCGAGTCGATCCGCAAGGCACTCTCCATGGGCCCGGACAAGGCCGTGCACGTCGTGGACGACGCACTGGCCGGTTCCTGCGCCGTGAGCACCTCCAAGGTGCTCGCCGCCGCGCTCGGCCAGCTGAACGCTGACCTGGTGCTCTGTGGTGCCGAGTCCACCGACGGTCGGGTCCAGGTCCTGCCGCACATGATCGCCGAACGGCTCGGTGTCGCCGCGCTGACCGGCGCCCGCAAGCTCACCGTCGACGGCGCCACGCTGACCGTCGAGCGGCAGACCGAGGAGGGGTACGAGGTGGTCACCGCCGCGACCCCCGCCGTGGTCTCCGTCTGGGACACCATCAACGAGCCGCGCTACCCCTCCTTCAAGGGCATCATGGCCGCCAAGAAGAAGCCGGTGCAGACCCTGCCCCTGGGTGACCTCGGTGTCGCCCCGGCCGAGGTGGGCTTCGCCGGCGCGACCAGCGCCGTGCTGGAGCACAGCAAGCGGCCACCGCGCTCCAGCGGCGCGAAGGTCACCGACGAGGGTGCCGGCGGCACGCAGCTGGTCGAGTTCCTCGCCACCGAGAAGTTCGTGTGA
- a CDS encoding PLD nuclease N-terminal domain-containing protein codes for MARLYVFLFLAQVVLAVLALISCLSAEEGDIRALPRIAWVLVILFFPLVGSIAWFIAGRASTTGRTEAGRPAGSGLIGRKPRPVAPDDDPEFLRSVEERSRNQADQELFRRWEEDLRRREDDLRRRDGEQKRPEV; via the coding sequence ATGGCCCGGCTGTACGTTTTTCTCTTCCTCGCGCAGGTCGTCCTCGCCGTCCTCGCACTGATCAGCTGCCTCTCGGCTGAGGAGGGCGACATCCGCGCCCTACCCCGGATCGCCTGGGTGCTGGTCATCCTCTTCTTCCCGCTGGTCGGCTCGATCGCCTGGTTCATCGCCGGCCGTGCGTCCACCACGGGTCGAACCGAGGCGGGGCGGCCCGCCGGCAGCGGACTCATCGGGCGCAAGCCCCGCCCGGTGGCCCCGGACGACGACCCCGAATTCCTCCGCTCGGTCGAAGAACGCTCCCGTAACCAGGCCGACCAGGAACTCTTCCGCCGCTGGGAGGAGGACCTGCGGCGCCGCGAGGACGATCTTCGTCGCCGCGACGGGGAACAGAAGCGACCCGAGGTCTGA
- a CDS encoding acetolactate synthase, which produces MSERIEGHGGALALAALRGHGVREMFTLSGGHVFPLYDAAHQAGFPLYDVRHEQSAVFAAEAVAKLQRRPGLAVLTAGPGVTNGISGLTSSYFNASPVLVLGGRAPQFRWGAGSLQELDHLPLVTPVTKHAETIAHAADVPRAVGVALTTALTPHRGPVFLDLPLEVAFSVADADLPAVVPIAPIEADPAEVAEAAALIAEGRRPVLVAGSDVYAGDAVEPLRAAAEALAVPVFTNGQGRGALPPEHPLAFTRSRRVALQKADVVVVVGTPLDFRLNFGDFGAATVVHVVDAPSQRAGHVQPAVAPAGDLRLILSAFAEYSGDRVDHTEWVAELRAVEDAARARDAVAMAAETDPIRPARVYGELRRVLTRNAITIGDGGDFVSYAGRYLEPAQPGTWLDPGPYGCLGTGMGYAMGARVTHPDRQVCVLMGDGAAGFSLLDVESLVRQRLPVVIVVGNNGIWGLEKHPMRAMYGYDVAADLQPELRYDQVVQALGGAGETVAKAADLGPALTRAFEAGVPYLVNVLTDPADAYPRSSNLA; this is translated from the coding sequence ATGTCGGAGCGGATCGAGGGGCACGGCGGGGCGCTCGCGCTCGCGGCGCTGCGTGGGCACGGCGTTCGGGAGATGTTCACCCTCTCCGGGGGGCATGTCTTCCCGCTCTACGACGCCGCGCACCAGGCCGGGTTCCCGCTCTACGACGTCCGGCACGAGCAGTCGGCGGTTTTCGCGGCCGAGGCTGTCGCGAAGCTTCAGCGCCGTCCCGGCCTCGCCGTGCTGACCGCCGGTCCGGGGGTCACCAACGGCATCTCCGGGTTGACCAGCTCCTACTTCAACGCGTCACCGGTCCTGGTGCTCGGTGGGCGAGCGCCGCAGTTCCGGTGGGGGGCGGGCAGCCTCCAGGAGTTGGACCACCTGCCGTTGGTCACCCCGGTGACGAAGCACGCCGAGACGATCGCGCACGCGGCTGACGTCCCCCGGGCGGTGGGCGTCGCGTTGACCACGGCGCTCACCCCGCACCGCGGCCCGGTCTTCTTGGACCTTCCACTGGAGGTGGCCTTCTCGGTGGCCGACGCCGACCTGCCCGCTGTCGTCCCGATTGCCCCGATCGAGGCGGACCCGGCGGAGGTCGCGGAGGCCGCTGCGCTGATCGCCGAGGGGCGGCGTCCCGTGCTCGTCGCCGGCTCCGACGTCTACGCCGGCGACGCTGTCGAACCCCTGCGCGCGGCGGCCGAGGCGCTCGCGGTGCCCGTCTTCACCAACGGTCAGGGCCGAGGCGCGCTGCCGCCGGAGCACCCGCTCGCCTTCACCAGGTCCCGCCGGGTGGCCCTCCAGAAGGCCGACGTGGTGGTGGTCGTCGGCACGCCGCTCGACTTCCGGCTCAACTTCGGGGACTTCGGTGCCGCGACCGTGGTGCACGTGGTGGACGCGCCGAGTCAGCGCGCCGGGCATGTCCAACCTGCGGTCGCGCCCGCGGGTGACCTGCGGCTGATCCTGTCCGCGTTCGCGGAATACTCCGGGGACCGGGTCGACCACACGGAGTGGGTCGCCGAGCTGCGGGCTGTCGAGGACGCCGCCCGGGCCCGCGACGCCGTGGCGATGGCCGCGGAGACCGACCCGATTCGGCCCGCCCGCGTCTACGGCGAGCTGCGTCGGGTGCTGACCCGGAACGCGATCACCATTGGTGACGGCGGTGACTTCGTTTCGTACGCGGGGCGGTACCTGGAGCCCGCCCAGCCCGGCACCTGGCTGGATCCCGGTCCGTACGGCTGCCTCGGCACCGGTATGGGCTATGCCATGGGTGCTCGGGTGACCCACCCCGACCGGCAGGTCTGCGTCCTGATGGGGGACGGTGCGGCCGGCTTCTCGCTGCTGGACGTGGAGTCCCTGGTCCGGCAGCGGCTGCCGGTGGTGATTGTCGTCGGCAACAACGGAATCTGGGGGCTGGAGAAGCATCCCATGCGGGCGATGTACGGCTACGATGTGGCCGCGGACCTCCAGCCCGAGCTGCGCTACGACCAGGTGGTCCAGGCACTGGGCGGTGCGGGCGAGACGGTGGCGAAGGCTGCCGACCTTGGGCCGGCGCTGACGCGCGCGTTCGAGGCCGGGGTGCCGTACCTGGTCAACGTGCTGACCGACCCGGCCGACGCGTACCCCCGCTCGTCGAACCTCGCCTGA
- a CDS encoding enoyl-CoA hydratase/isomerase family protein, with translation MGEFVRLETKDGIGTIRLERPPMNALNTQVQEELRAAALQASADSAVRAVIVYGGDRVFAAGADIKEMADMSYVDMSERAADLSSALGAIARIPKPVVAAITGYALGGGCELALACDWRVVAEDAKLGQPEIKLGVIPGAGGTQRLARLVGPARAKDLIMSGRMVDAPEALRIGLADRVVPAAEVYATAVALVQPYLTGPVQALRAAKLAVDGGLDMDLTSGLAWESQLFAALFATDDRREGMAAFVAKRKPDFTGR, from the coding sequence GTGGGCGAGTTCGTGCGGCTGGAGACCAAGGACGGCATCGGCACCATCCGGTTGGAGCGACCGCCGATGAATGCTCTGAACACCCAGGTGCAGGAGGAGTTGCGTGCCGCGGCGCTTCAGGCGAGCGCCGACTCGGCCGTGCGCGCGGTCATCGTCTACGGCGGGGATCGGGTCTTCGCCGCCGGGGCGGACATCAAGGAGATGGCCGATATGTCCTACGTGGACATGTCGGAGCGGGCCGCCGATCTCTCCAGCGCGCTGGGGGCGATAGCCCGGATCCCCAAGCCGGTGGTCGCCGCGATCACGGGGTACGCCCTCGGCGGCGGCTGCGAGCTGGCTCTTGCCTGCGACTGGCGGGTGGTCGCCGAGGATGCCAAGCTCGGCCAGCCGGAGATCAAGCTCGGCGTCATCCCCGGTGCCGGCGGCACCCAGCGGCTGGCCCGCCTGGTCGGCCCGGCCCGCGCCAAGGACCTGATCATGTCGGGCCGGATGGTGGACGCGCCGGAGGCGCTCCGGATCGGACTGGCCGACCGGGTGGTCCCGGCCGCCGAGGTCTACGCCACCGCGGTGGCCCTGGTGCAGCCGTACCTGACCGGGCCGGTGCAGGCGCTGCGGGCGGCGAAGCTGGCAGTCGACGGTGGCCTGGACATGGACCTGACCTCCGGCCTGGCCTGGGAGAGTCAGCTCTTCGCGGCGCTGTTCGCCACCGATGACCGGCGTGAGGGCATGGCCGCCTTCGTGGCGAAGCGCAAGCCGGACTTCACCGGACGATGA
- a CDS encoding DUF6232 family protein yields MVTYYHDKSIQVTSTAVRVADDTFPLAEISTVWHHRGSRSWRVLAGRGAIGAALAGPMVAAGAGIALALWLDRSTTVTMAIIGASVLAGLAIGPVADFLFEHLDRSYARGSRRLEIWVRWRGQPVRLVATSDALRFGQIYRAVQRAVEATHPANQPQHPLPPSRSGHPDRSPATNP; encoded by the coding sequence ATGGTTACGTATTACCACGACAAATCGATACAGGTCACCTCCACTGCTGTTCGGGTGGCGGACGACACGTTCCCGTTGGCCGAGATCAGCACGGTGTGGCACCACCGGGGCAGCCGCTCGTGGCGCGTCTTGGCGGGCAGGGGCGCGATCGGCGCGGCCCTGGCTGGTCCGATGGTCGCTGCCGGAGCGGGCATCGCGCTCGCGCTCTGGCTGGACCGCTCCACCACCGTCACCATGGCCATCATCGGCGCCTCGGTGCTGGCCGGGCTCGCGATCGGACCGGTCGCCGACTTTCTTTTCGAGCACCTGGATCGCTCGTATGCCCGAGGTAGTCGCCGGCTGGAGATCTGGGTCCGGTGGCGGGGTCAACCGGTGCGCTTGGTGGCAACGAGTGACGCGCTACGGTTCGGCCAGATCTACCGGGCCGTGCAGCGCGCGGTCGAAGCCACCCATCCCGCCAACCAGCCGCAGCACCCGCTACCTCCGTCGCGATCGGGCCACCCGGACCGCTCACCCGCCACGAACCCGTAG
- a CDS encoding DUF6232 family protein: protein MALYYQDDAVQVTSEAILAGGRRVPIAEIRYVWHAKGRTTLAVRGRVLSRGILVLLLSLPPLVAVFCALSLVWSAPERGWLPVLLTLAGCVLLALAAVPFLELPLGWLDRSYERGNRVHELWVQAHGRELLLLRTPDALRFGQIYRAVQRAVENHTYDR from the coding sequence ATGGCCCTCTATTACCAGGACGACGCGGTGCAGGTGACCTCCGAGGCAATCCTGGCGGGTGGGCGGCGGGTGCCGATCGCCGAGATCAGGTACGTCTGGCACGCGAAAGGGCGGACCACGCTCGCCGTCCGGGGTCGGGTGCTGAGCCGCGGCATCCTGGTACTGCTGTTGTCGCTGCCGCCACTGGTAGCCGTGTTCTGCGCGCTCTCGCTGGTCTGGTCGGCGCCGGAGCGGGGCTGGCTGCCGGTGCTGCTCACCCTCGCCGGGTGCGTGCTGCTCGCGCTGGCCGCGGTGCCCTTCCTGGAACTTCCGCTCGGATGGCTGGACCGCTCCTACGAGCGGGGCAACCGCGTGCACGAGCTCTGGGTGCAGGCACACGGTCGCGAGCTGCTGCTGCTCCGCACACCGGACGCGTTACGGTTCGGCCAGATCTACCGGGCCGTGCAGCGCGCCGTCGAAAACCACACGTACGACCGGTGA
- a CDS encoding glycosyltransferase family 4 protein, producing the protein MHSYYSDGKPSGENVMVDAAAEALRRAGHAVDLVGRRTDHLRGGAGYTAMAALNTATGVGPSPVGELWATEVDVVHVHNLFPNFGRAWLRTLSQPLVVTLHNYRPLCAAATLFRAGATCTACLRGPLPGLRHGCYRGSRMATLPLTLGQRTLRRDLLGRADRLIVLSDVQRDFYVRAGVDERKLVVVPNFVPDELDRGPGAGGAGWVFAGRLDDAKGIIELVARWPRELRLTVFGAGPLLANAKELAQGRDVTFAGHLPREAVTAAVRNARGLVFPSRWPDPFGLAYAEAMAAGTPVLARRPAAAAQFVHQHRTGMAVDEVTSDAIRAAHELFPSLRTACRAAYVAHYREPDHVAALTGVYLQACAARRAKRAATA; encoded by the coding sequence GTGCATAGCTACTACAGCGACGGGAAGCCCAGCGGCGAGAACGTGATGGTGGACGCCGCCGCCGAAGCGCTGCGCCGCGCGGGCCATGCGGTGGACCTGGTCGGGCGGCGAACAGATCACCTCAGGGGTGGTGCGGGCTACACCGCCATGGCCGCGCTCAACACCGCCACGGGTGTCGGCCCGTCGCCGGTCGGAGAGTTGTGGGCCACGGAGGTCGACGTGGTTCACGTGCACAACCTGTTTCCGAACTTCGGCCGTGCCTGGCTGCGTACGCTGTCCCAGCCCCTCGTCGTCACCCTGCACAACTACCGGCCGTTGTGCGCGGCCGCGACCCTGTTCCGCGCCGGTGCCACCTGCACCGCCTGCCTGCGCGGCCCACTGCCCGGACTGCGCCACGGCTGCTACCGCGGCAGTCGGATGGCCACCCTGCCGCTGACGCTGGGCCAGCGGACGCTGCGCCGCGACCTGCTGGGCCGGGCGGACCGGTTGATCGTATTGTCCGACGTGCAGCGGGACTTCTACGTGCGGGCCGGTGTGGACGAGCGCAAGCTGGTCGTCGTCCCGAACTTCGTGCCGGACGAGCTGGACCGAGGGCCGGGTGCTGGCGGAGCGGGCTGGGTCTTTGCCGGCCGCCTGGACGATGCCAAGGGCATCATCGAACTCGTCGCCCGCTGGCCGCGCGAGCTGCGACTGACAGTCTTCGGCGCCGGGCCGCTGCTGGCGAACGCCAAGGAACTCGCACAGGGCAGGGACGTCACCTTCGCCGGGCACCTGCCGCGCGAGGCCGTGACCGCCGCCGTCCGGAACGCCCGCGGACTGGTGTTCCCGAGCCGGTGGCCGGACCCGTTCGGGCTGGCCTACGCGGAGGCCATGGCAGCCGGGACCCCGGTGCTGGCGCGCCGTCCCGCAGCGGCGGCCCAGTTCGTGCACCAGCACCGTACCGGGATGGCCGTCGACGAGGTCACCAGCGACGCGATACGCGCCGCGCACGAGCTGTTCCCCTCCTTGCGCACCGCCTGCCGCGCCGCGTACGTCGCGCACTATCGGGAGCCCGACCACGTTGCCGCGCTCACCGGGGTGTACCTGCAGGCCTGCGCGGCCCGGCGGGCCAAACGGGCAGCGACGGCATGA
- a CDS encoding ribokinase codes for MPQTRVVVVGSANMDLVATAPALPQPGETLLGADFVMVPGGKGANQAIAAARAGADCTFLGAIGSDAFGVTLRARITAAGVDTGHLRVAYGASGVALVMVNAEGENAIVVSPGANATMTGLTEPELTAVREADVLVAQLEIPVETVTEAAVVARAAGTRVVLNAAPARTVPPELFAATDVLVVNESEALAFTGRGEPQALLELTPRAVLTLGMSGAWYGDRDGECVRVPAVPVEAVDSTAAGDAFSAALAVGWGEGRDLVDAVRWATAAGAACVRRLGASVALPRRAEIDELYQPG; via the coding sequence ATGCCGCAGACCCGGGTGGTCGTCGTCGGCAGTGCCAACATGGACCTCGTGGCGACCGCTCCGGCCCTGCCCCAGCCGGGTGAGACGCTGCTCGGCGCGGACTTCGTCATGGTCCCCGGCGGCAAGGGCGCCAACCAGGCCATCGCGGCGGCGCGAGCCGGTGCGGACTGTACGTTCCTCGGCGCCATCGGCTCCGACGCGTTCGGCGTTACCCTCCGCGCCCGCATCACCGCGGCCGGGGTGGACACCGGCCACCTACGGGTCGCCTACGGCGCCTCCGGTGTCGCCCTGGTGATGGTCAACGCCGAGGGCGAGAACGCCATTGTGGTCAGCCCCGGTGCCAACGCCACGATGACCGGGCTGACCGAGCCGGAGCTGACCGCCGTGCGCGAGGCGGACGTGTTGGTCGCACAGCTGGAGATTCCGGTGGAGACCGTCACCGAGGCGGCGGTGGTGGCCCGTGCGGCCGGCACCCGCGTGGTGCTCAACGCCGCACCCGCCCGGACCGTGCCGCCGGAGCTGTTCGCCGCCACCGACGTGCTCGTGGTCAACGAGAGCGAGGCGCTGGCGTTCACCGGTCGGGGGGAGCCGCAGGCCCTGCTCGAGCTGACGCCCCGGGCGGTGCTCACCCTTGGGATGTCCGGTGCCTGGTACGGCGACCGGGACGGTGAATGCGTGCGCGTCCCGGCGGTCCCGGTCGAGGCGGTCGACTCGACGGCGGCCGGGGACGCGTTCTCGGCCGCGCTCGCGGTCGGTTGGGGGGAGGGGCGGGATCTGGTGGATGCGGTGCGGTGGGCGACGGCGGCCGGCGCGGCCTGTGTCCGGCGGCTCGGTGCCTCGGTGGCGTTGCCCCGTCGTGCCGAGATCGACGAGTTGTACCAGCCGGGCTGA
- a CDS encoding ABC transporter ATP-binding protein, translating to MLRHRYGARAGRGGLTGAWLDGLVTGDLIPGPSGAAPALAPVDADLVVSLDGVTVRRAGAALLHHLDWQVELDERWVVLGPNGAGKTTLLNLAGGRLHPTAGVAHVLGEQLGRTDVTELRTRIGLSTAALAERIPGDERVVDVVVTASWSVVGRWREEYDSGDEARAQALLGQFGVAGLANRRYGTLSEGERKRVQIARALMTDPELLLLDEPAAGLDLGGREDLVARLAELASDPDAPALVLVTHHVEEVPPGFTHALLLRDGDAVAQGLLTDVLTGDNLSKTFGLPLLVERHGDRYTARAD from the coding sequence GTGCTCCGGCACCGCTACGGCGCCCGCGCCGGCCGTGGGGGACTCACCGGTGCGTGGTTGGATGGACTCGTGACTGGTGACCTGATCCCCGGCCCCTCCGGTGCCGCCCCCGCCCTCGCCCCCGTGGACGCGGATCTGGTGGTCAGCCTCGACGGTGTGACCGTGCGCCGTGCCGGCGCAGCCCTGCTGCACCACCTCGACTGGCAGGTCGAGCTGGACGAGCGCTGGGTCGTGCTCGGTCCCAACGGTGCCGGTAAGACCACCCTGCTCAACCTGGCCGGTGGTCGACTGCATCCGACCGCCGGTGTCGCGCACGTGCTCGGCGAGCAGCTCGGTCGCACCGATGTGACCGAGCTGCGCACGCGCATCGGGCTTTCCACTGCGGCCCTCGCCGAGCGGATCCCGGGCGACGAGCGGGTCGTGGACGTGGTGGTGACCGCATCCTGGTCCGTGGTGGGCCGTTGGCGGGAGGAGTACGACAGCGGTGACGAGGCCCGGGCCCAAGCCCTGCTCGGCCAGTTCGGTGTCGCCGGGCTCGCCAACCGCCGGTACGGCACCCTCTCCGAGGGGGAGCGCAAGCGGGTGCAGATCGCCCGTGCGCTGATGACCGACCCGGAGCTGTTGCTGCTCGACGAGCCCGCCGCCGGGCTTGACCTGGGTGGCCGGGAGGACCTGGTGGCCCGGCTCGCCGAGCTGGCGTCAGATCCGGATGCCCCCGCGTTGGTGCTGGTCACCCACCACGTGGAGGAGGTCCCGCCTGGCTTCACCCATGCGCTGCTCCTGCGTGACGGTGACGCGGTGGCGCAGGGCCTGCTGACCGACGTCCTCACCGGGGACAATCTCAGCAAGACATTCGGGCTGCCCCTGCTGGTCGAGCGGCACGGCGACCGCTACACCGCGCGCGCCGATTGA
- a CDS encoding ROK family transcriptional regulator — protein sequence MTTTRLPGTPRLLRALNDRAALELLLERGPLTRARLGELTGLSKVTASQLVERLEERGLVTRVGEQAGGRGPNAQLYAVRPRSAHVVGVDFGAERVVAACADITGAVVGRVEQSTRDTDDPVGVVHSAVALAASSAQVELSTVRRIVLGAPGLVDPASGDITFAFNLPRWHAGLLGALHDDLHIPVVFENDVNLVAMAEARSGAAQGVPDFVLVWVDAGIGLAIVFGGRLHHGSTGAAGEIGWLPMPGAPIPRAASHRAKPAFQQLVGGEAVRALASERGYPDQTAAGGVAAAVADGATGGPMLDELARRLALGVASTCVVLDPPLVVLAGAVGRAGGAALADRVQHEVAAIAPVRPRVVPTGLTEEPILRGALHTALEAVRDEVFDSTTG from the coding sequence ATGACGACGACCCGGCTCCCCGGCACCCCCCGCCTGTTGCGGGCGCTCAACGACCGCGCGGCGCTGGAGCTGTTGTTGGAGCGGGGACCGCTGACCCGGGCGCGGCTGGGCGAGCTGACCGGTCTCTCCAAAGTCACCGCCTCGCAGTTGGTCGAGCGGCTTGAGGAGCGTGGGCTGGTCACCCGGGTTGGTGAGCAGGCGGGCGGCCGGGGCCCGAACGCCCAGCTCTACGCGGTCCGACCGCGCAGCGCCCACGTGGTCGGGGTGGACTTCGGGGCCGAACGGGTAGTCGCTGCCTGCGCGGACATCACCGGGGCGGTGGTCGGCCGGGTGGAGCAGTCGACCCGTGACACCGACGACCCGGTCGGCGTGGTGCACAGTGCCGTCGCCCTGGCCGCGAGCAGTGCCCAGGTCGAACTGTCGACCGTACGCCGGATCGTGCTGGGCGCTCCCGGCCTTGTTGATCCGGCCAGTGGTGACATCACCTTCGCCTTCAACCTGCCGCGGTGGCACGCCGGCCTGCTCGGCGCGCTTCATGATGATCTACACATCCCGGTGGTGTTCGAGAACGACGTGAACCTGGTGGCGATGGCCGAGGCGCGGTCGGGCGCCGCGCAGGGCGTGCCCGACTTCGTGCTGGTTTGGGTGGACGCAGGTATCGGTCTGGCGATCGTCTTCGGCGGCCGGTTGCATCATGGCAGCACCGGCGCCGCCGGGGAGATTGGCTGGCTGCCGATGCCCGGTGCGCCGATCCCGCGTGCCGCTTCGCACCGAGCAAAGCCCGCGTTTCAGCAGCTCGTCGGCGGGGAGGCAGTCCGCGCGCTGGCCAGTGAACGCGGGTATCCGGATCAGACGGCGGCCGGTGGGGTGGCAGCGGCCGTCGCCGACGGCGCGACCGGTGGCCCGATGCTCGACGAGTTGGCCCGTCGGCTTGCGCTTGGCGTGGCGAGCACCTGCGTGGTGCTGGATCCACCGCTGGTGGTGTTGGCCGGAGCGGTCGGCCGGGCCGGCGGTGCGGCGCTGGCCGACCGAGTGCAGCACGAGGTGGCGGCGATCGCCCCGGTCCGGCCCCGGGTGGTGCCGACCGGGCTGACCGAGGAGCCGATCCTGCGCGGCGCGCTGCACACCGCCCTGGAGGCTGTCCGGGACGAGGTGTTCGACTCCACAACCGGCTGA
- a CDS encoding response regulator transcription factor gives MTQRVLVVDDDRTVSDVVCRYLEHAGYQVRHVGDGGAALAAVAAEPPDLVVLDLMLPGVDGLEVCRRLRAQPGGIPIIMLTARGDEADRVLGLQLGADDYLSKPFSPRELVLRVGSVLRRSGGPRAAPATVLRDGALVVETGPRVARLHGHELTLTVREFDLLAYLMRHPVRAFRRAELLERVWGWNFGDQSTVTVHVRRLREKVESDPANPRRIVTVWGIGYRYEPTDA, from the coding sequence GTGACGCAACGGGTGCTGGTCGTCGACGACGACCGAACGGTGAGCGACGTGGTCTGTCGCTACCTGGAGCATGCCGGCTACCAGGTGCGGCACGTCGGCGACGGCGGAGCGGCGCTCGCCGCGGTCGCCGCCGAGCCGCCGGACCTCGTCGTGCTGGATCTGATGCTGCCCGGAGTCGACGGCCTGGAGGTCTGCCGCCGGCTGCGCGCCCAGCCCGGCGGGATACCCATCATCATGCTCACCGCGCGCGGCGACGAGGCCGACCGGGTCCTCGGCCTGCAACTCGGTGCGGATGACTACCTCAGCAAGCCGTTCTCGCCCCGGGAACTGGTGCTGCGGGTCGGGTCGGTGCTTCGGCGCAGTGGTGGGCCCCGTGCGGCGCCGGCCACCGTGCTCCGCGACGGCGCGCTCGTGGTCGAGACGGGCCCTCGGGTGGCCCGGCTGCACGGCCACGAGCTGACCCTCACCGTACGCGAGTTCGACCTGCTGGCGTACCTGATGCGACACCCCGTGCGGGCGTTCCGCCGGGCCGAGTTGCTGGAGCGGGTGTGGGGGTGGAACTTCGGTGACCAGTCGACGGTGACCGTCCACGTCCGACGGTTACGTGAGAAGGTGGAGTCCGACCCGGCCAACCCACGCCGGATCGTGACGGTCTGGGGCATTGGCTACCGTTACGAGCCGACCGATGCGTGA
- a CDS encoding sensor histidine kinase, whose amino-acid sequence MRELALIFAFALGPALCVGAAGALALRLLRGRSVTVHIVALLTVAVTAVVAAVAVVADAMFLSAHDRNVVLITVAAAAVVSLSVGWLFGRRLAAAAVWADQARQRERRIEQGRRDLVAWVSHDLRTPLAGLRAMAEALEDRVVDDPATVGEYHRRIRVETDRMTRLVDDLFELSRINAGALRLHLSAVPLGDVVSDAVASTTPLATARRVRLLAPDSGWPTVLASEPELARVVGNLLLNAVRYTPSEGTVRVEAGAETDWAWLAVADTCGGIPEEDLPRVFDVAFRGERARTPHPGNGDLASSGGLGLAIVRGLVEAHGGRVHVRNTTGGCRFEIRLPLPGTIEAHRLSYLFS is encoded by the coding sequence ATGCGTGAGCTGGCGCTGATCTTCGCGTTCGCGCTCGGGCCGGCGCTCTGCGTCGGCGCCGCCGGCGCGCTCGCCCTGCGCCTGCTCCGCGGACGCTCGGTGACCGTGCACATCGTCGCCCTGCTGACGGTCGCGGTGACCGCGGTGGTGGCCGCCGTGGCCGTCGTGGCCGACGCGATGTTCCTCTCCGCGCACGACCGCAACGTGGTGCTGATCACAGTTGCGGCCGCGGCGGTGGTGAGCCTCTCGGTCGGCTGGCTCTTCGGGCGTCGCTTGGCCGCCGCTGCCGTGTGGGCGGACCAGGCCCGGCAGCGGGAGCGCCGGATCGAGCAGGGCCGACGGGACCTGGTTGCCTGGGTGTCACACGACCTGCGGACCCCGCTGGCCGGGCTGCGGGCCATGGCCGAGGCACTGGAAGACCGGGTGGTCGACGACCCCGCGACGGTGGGCGAGTACCACCGCCGGATACGGGTGGAGACCGACCGGATGACCCGTCTGGTGGACGACCTGTTCGAGCTGTCCCGGATCAATGCCGGCGCGTTGCGCCTGCACCTGTCGGCGGTACCCCTGGGCGACGTCGTGTCGGACGCCGTCGCCAGCACCACACCACTGGCGACCGCCCGCCGAGTCCGTTTGCTGGCACCCGACTCGGGCTGGCCCACCGTCCTGGCCAGCGAGCCCGAGCTGGCCCGGGTGGTGGGGAACCTCCTGCTCAACGCCGTCCGCTACACACCGTCCGAGGGAACTGTCCGGGTCGAGGCCGGGGCGGAGACCGACTGGGCCTGGCTGGCCGTGGCGGACACCTGCGGCGGCATCCCGGAGGAGGACCTGCCCCGCGTCTTCGATGTCGCCTTCCGCGGCGAGCGGGCACGTACCCCCCACCCCGGCAACGGTGACCTGGCCAGCTCGGGGGGTCTGGGGCTGGCGATCGTACGAGGGCTGGTCGAGGCGCACGGCGGCCGGGTACACGTGCGGAACACGACCGGCGGATGTCGGTTCGAAATCCGGCTGCCGCTTCCGGGAACCATCGAAGCACATCGGCTGTCATATCTATTTTCATAG